A genomic stretch from Pseudomonas alkylphenolica includes:
- a CDS encoding CsiV family protein gives MRAIRCLTLLLALFTPAAFAEGVYQVEMILVRQNAVPAITSQSAPEDWSNGAQAIAEGDLRQPAMTDEAAKLSADNKYTVLLHKAWKQDAGTVAINDGKKQFGHFPIEGNLNLNEERFISVEASLWVNQFDGNGAVIQSEQLKQSNSTVKNGELTFLDGGHLALLLKVSKP, from the coding sequence ATGCGTGCCATTCGTTGCCTGACCCTGCTGCTGGCGTTGTTTACTCCAGCCGCTTTCGCTGAAGGCGTTTATCAGGTCGAAATGATCCTGGTACGGCAGAACGCCGTCCCGGCAATCACCAGCCAGTCCGCCCCGGAAGACTGGAGCAACGGCGCCCAGGCCATTGCCGAAGGCGACCTGCGCCAACCGGCCATGACCGACGAGGCGGCCAAGCTGAGCGCTGACAACAAGTACACCGTGTTGCTGCACAAGGCCTGGAAACAGGACGCCGGCACTGTCGCCATCAATGACGGCAAAAAGCAGTTCGGACACTTCCCGATCGAGGGCAACCTGAACCTCAACGAAGAGCGCTTCATCAGCGTCGAGGCCAGCCTCTGGGTCAACCAGTTCGATGGCAATGGCGCAGTGATCCAGAGCGAACAGCTCAAGCAGAGCAACAGCACGGTGAAAAACGGAGAACTGACCTTCCTTGACGGCGGCCACCTGGCCCTGCTGCTCAAGGTCAGCAAGCCCTGA